Proteins from a single region of Macaca fascicularis isolate 582-1 chromosome 5, T2T-MFA8v1.1:
- the FGFRL1 gene encoding fibroblast growth factor receptor-like 1 isoform X4 → MTPSPALLLLLPPLLLGALPPAAAARGPPRMADKVVPRQVTRLGRTVRLQCPVEGDPPPLTMWTKDGRTIHSGWSRFRVLPQGLKVKQVEREDAGVYVCKATNGFGSLSVNYTLVVLARPRFTQPSKMRRRVIARPVGSSVRLKCVASGHPRPDITWMKDDQALTRPEAAEPRKKKWTLSLKNLRPEDSGKYTCRVSNRAGAINATYKVDVIQRTRSKPVLTGTHPVNTTVDFGGTTSFQCKVRSDVKPVIQWLKRVEYGAEGRHNSTIDVGGQKFVVLPTGDVWSRPDGSYLNKLLITRARQDDAGMYICLGANTMGYSFRSAFLTVLPDPKPPGPPVASSSSATSLPWPVVIGIPAGAVFILGTVLLWLCQAKKKPCTPTPAPPVPGHRQPGTARDRSGDKDLPTLAALSAGPGVGLCEEHGSPAAPQHLLGPGPVAGPKLYPKVYTDIHTHTHTHSHTHSHVEGKVHQHIHYQC, encoded by the exons GCCCTCCCAGGATGGCGGACAAGGTGGTCCCACGGCAGGTGACCCGGCTGGGCCGCACCGTGCGGCTGCAGTGCCCTGTGGAGGGGGATCCACCACCATTGACCATGTGGACCAAGGACGGCCGCACCATCCACAGCGGCTGGAGCCGCTTCCGCGTGCTCCCCCAGGGGCTGAAGGTGAAGCAGGTGGAGCGGGAGGATGCCGGCGTGTACGTGTGCAAGGCCACCAACGGCTTTGGCAGCCTGAGCGTCAACTACACCCTTGTCGTGCTGG CGCGACCACGCTTCACACAGCCCTCCAAGATGAGGCGCCGGGTGATTGCACGGCCTGTGGGCAGCTCCGTGCGGCTCAAGTGCGTGGCCAGTGGGCACCCTCGGCCCGACATCACGTGGATGAAGGACGACCAGGCCTTGACGCGCCCAGAGGCCGCCGAGCCCAGGAAGAAGAAGTGGACGCTGAGCCTGAAGAACCTGCGGCCGGAGGACAGCGGCAAATACACCTGCCGTGTGTCGAACCGCGCGGGCGCCATCAACGCCACCTACAAGGTGGATGTGATCC AGCGGACCCGCTCCAAGCCCGTGCTCACAGGCACGCACCCTGTGAATACGACGGTGGACTTCGGGGGGACTACGTCCTTCCAGTGCAAGGTGCGCAGCGACGTGAAGCCGGTGATCCAGTGGCTGAAGCGTGTGGAGTACGGCGCCGAGGGCCGCCACAACTCCACCATCGATGTGGGTGGCCAGAAGTTCGTGGTGCTGCCCACAGGCGACGTGTGGTCGCGGCCCGATGGCTCCTACCTCAATAAACTGCTCATCACCCGCGCCCGCCAGGACGATGCGGGCATGTACATCTGCCTGGGCGCCAACACCATGGGCTACAGCTTCCGCAGCGCCTTCCTCACTGTGCTGCCAG ACCCAAAACCGCCAGGGCCACCTGTGGCCTCCTCGTCCTCGGCCACTAGCCTGCCATGGCCCGTGGTCATCGGCATCCCGGCCGGCGCCGTCTTCATCCTGGGCACCGtgctcctgtggctttgccaGGCCAAGAAGAAGCCATgcacccccactcctgcccctccCGTGCCTGGGCACCGCCAGCCAGGGACAGCCCGTGACCGCAGTGGAGACAAGGACCTTCCCACGTTGGCCGCCCTCAGCGCTGGCCCTGGTGTGGGGCTGTGTGAGGAGCATGGGTCTCCAGCAGCCCCCCAGCACTTGCTGGGCCCAGGCCCAGTTGCTGGCCCCAAGTTGTACCCCAAAGTCTACACagacatccacacacacacacacacacactcacacacacactcacacgtgGAAGGCAAGGTCCACCAGCACATCCACTATCAGTGCTAG
- the FGFRL1 gene encoding fibroblast growth factor receptor-like 1 isoform X3, whose protein sequence is MTPSPALLLLLPPLLLGALPPAAAARGPPRMADKVVPRQVTRLGRTVRLQCPVEGDPPPLTMWTKDGRTIHSGWSRFRVLPQGLKVKQVEREDAGVYVCKATNGFGSLSVNYTLVVLDDISPGKESLGPDSSSGGQEDPASQQWARPRFTQPSKMRRRVIARPVGSSVRLKCVASGHPRPDITWMKDDQALTRPEAAEPRKKKWTLSLKNLRPEDSGKYTCRVSNRAGAINATYKVDVIQRTRSKPVLTGTHPVNTTVDFGGTTSFQCKVRSDVKPVIQWLKRVEYGAEGRHNSTIDVGGQKFVVLPTGDVWSRPDGSYLNKLLITRARQDDAGMYICLGANTMGYSFRSAFLTVLPDPKPPGPPVASSSSATSLPWPVVIGIPAGAVFILGTVLLWLCQAKKKPCTPTPAPPVPGHRQPGTARDRSGDKDLPTLAALSAGPGVGLCEEHGSPAAPQHLLGPGPVAGPKLYPKVYTDIHTHTHTHSHTHSHVEGKVHQHIHYQC, encoded by the exons GCCCTCCCAGGATGGCGGACAAGGTGGTCCCACGGCAGGTGACCCGGCTGGGCCGCACCGTGCGGCTGCAGTGCCCTGTGGAGGGGGATCCACCACCATTGACCATGTGGACCAAGGACGGCCGCACCATCCACAGCGGCTGGAGCCGCTTCCGCGTGCTCCCCCAGGGGCTGAAGGTGAAGCAGGTGGAGCGGGAGGATGCCGGCGTGTACGTGTGCAAGGCCACCAACGGCTTTGGCAGCCTGAGCGTCAACTACACCCTTGTCGTGCTGG ATGACATTAGCCCAGGGAAGGAGAGCCTGGGCCCCGACAGCTCCTCTGGGGGTCAAGAGGACCCCGCCAGCCAGCAGTGGG CGCGACCACGCTTCACACAGCCCTCCAAGATGAGGCGCCGGGTGATTGCACGGCCTGTGGGCAGCTCCGTGCGGCTCAAGTGCGTGGCCAGTGGGCACCCTCGGCCCGACATCACGTGGATGAAGGACGACCAGGCCTTGACGCGCCCAGAGGCCGCCGAGCCCAGGAAGAAGAAGTGGACGCTGAGCCTGAAGAACCTGCGGCCGGAGGACAGCGGCAAATACACCTGCCGTGTGTCGAACCGCGCGGGCGCCATCAACGCCACCTACAAGGTGGATGTGATCC AGCGGACCCGCTCCAAGCCCGTGCTCACAGGCACGCACCCTGTGAATACGACGGTGGACTTCGGGGGGACTACGTCCTTCCAGTGCAAGGTGCGCAGCGACGTGAAGCCGGTGATCCAGTGGCTGAAGCGTGTGGAGTACGGCGCCGAGGGCCGCCACAACTCCACCATCGATGTGGGTGGCCAGAAGTTCGTGGTGCTGCCCACAGGCGACGTGTGGTCGCGGCCCGATGGCTCCTACCTCAATAAACTGCTCATCACCCGCGCCCGCCAGGACGATGCGGGCATGTACATCTGCCTGGGCGCCAACACCATGGGCTACAGCTTCCGCAGCGCCTTCCTCACTGTGCTGCCAG ACCCAAAACCGCCAGGGCCACCTGTGGCCTCCTCGTCCTCGGCCACTAGCCTGCCATGGCCCGTGGTCATCGGCATCCCGGCCGGCGCCGTCTTCATCCTGGGCACCGtgctcctgtggctttgccaGGCCAAGAAGAAGCCATgcacccccactcctgcccctccCGTGCCTGGGCACCGCCAGCCAGGGACAGCCCGTGACCGCAGTGGAGACAAGGACCTTCCCACGTTGGCCGCCCTCAGCGCTGGCCCTGGTGTGGGGCTGTGTGAGGAGCATGGGTCTCCAGCAGCCCCCCAGCACTTGCTGGGCCCAGGCCCAGTTGCTGGCCCCAAGTTGTACCCCAAAGTCTACACagacatccacacacacacacacacacactcacacacacactcacacgtgGAAGGCAAGGTCCACCAGCACATCCACTATCAGTGCTAG